A stretch of DNA from Candidatus Flexicrinis affinis:
CTGCGGGTCGCCGACCTGCGTTTCACAGCCGACGAGGCGGCGGGATTCCTGACGAACGTCATGGGGCTGTCGCTCTCGCCGGAGGACATCAGGGCGCTGGAGAGCCGCACCGAGGGTTGGGTCGCCGGGCTGCAGTTGGCGGCGCTCGCGCTGCAGGGCGCCGTGACGGAGCGCGGGCAAGACGCCGCCCGATTCATCCGGTCGTTTTCAGGCAGCCATCATTTCGTGCTGGACTATCTGGTCGAAGAAGTGCTGAACCGCCAATCCGCACAGGACCAGACGTTCCTGCTGCGCACGTCGATACTGGACCGCTTGTGTGGGCCGCTGTGCGACGCCGTCGTCGGCGATTTGCCCGGCGACGGGCAGGCGAGGCTGGAACGGCTCGAACGCGCCAACCTGTTCTTGATCCCGCTCGACGGCGAGCGGCGCTGGTACCGCTATCACCACCTGTTCGCCGAACTCCTGCGCGTGCGGTCGACCAAAGCGCAGGCCGCCGAGTTGCCGGCGCTGCATGCGCGCGCCTCGGTGTGGTATGAGCAGCAGGGCGAAGACGCCGACGCGATTCGGCATGCGCTTGCGTCCGGCGACATGGATCGCTCGGCCGACTTGATCGAGCGCGTTTGGCCGCAGATGGACGAGATGTATCAGTCGAACACATGGATTCGCTGGGTGCGGGCGCTGCCGGACGAGGTGATACAGGCGCGACCGGTCCTCAGCCTCGGCTATGGCTGGGCGCTGCTCAATATGGGCGATGTGGACGCAGCCGAGGCCCACTTAATCGATGCGGAGAAATGGCTGGACGGGCGCGATCCGGATGAACTTCCGGCCGACGTAGTGGTCGTGGACGAGAAGCTGTTCCGCGGCCTGCCCGGGGCGATTGCCGGCGCACGCGCCTACCGTGCGCTGACCATGGGCGATACTGCAGCGGCGCTCATCCACGCGAAGCGTGCGCGCGAGCTTTCGGCGCGAGTGGACGATCCGAGCTACCGGCAAGCGGTGGCGCTGACGGGGGTCGCGTATTGGGCCAACGGCGATTTGGAGATGGCCGATCGCGCGCTGGAAGAGTTCCGCACAACGATGCTGGACGCCGGCGTGATCCATGACGCGGTCGGCATCGCGTTCATCCTCTACGATATTCGGATTGCCCTTGGCCGCTTGACGGAGGCGCTCAAATCGTTCGACGAGGCGCTCGCCATCGCGCGCCAGTTGGGCGATCCGCCGCCGTTGAGCACGCAGGACATCTACCGCGGTTTGGCGGCGCTGCACATCGAACGGGGCGAATTGGACGAGGCGGTGACCAACCTACACACCGCCGAGACGCTTGTGACCGTCAATACGCTCAACGACTGGCCGTACCGGTTGGCGGTTACGCAGGCGCGCATGTGCGAGGTGACCGGCGACCTCGACGGGGCGCTCGAGCATCTGGAGGATGCCGAACACGAGTACAAACCGTCGCCGCTGCCGAACGTGCGACCGGTCGCGGCACTCAAAGCGCGGGTATGGACTCGGCAGGGCAAGCTCACCGAGGCTGCCGATTGGGCGCGCACGTATGGTATAGCGGCGGACATGGATATCACGTATTTGCGCGAGTTCGAGGCCCTCACGCTGGCGCGGTTGTTGATCGCGCAGCACCGCGTCGATCCGCGCAACGGGACGCTCGACACCGCGCTCGAGCTGCTGGATCGCGTGCTGTGCGCGGCCGAGGACGGCGCTCGCGCTGGCACCGCGGCCGAATGCCTCATGCTGCGTGCGCTGGCGACTGCCGACCATGACGGCGCCGCCGCTGCGCTGAAGCCGTTCCGGCAGGCCCTCGAACTGGCCGAACGCGCCGGCTTCGTGCAGATGTTCGTCGACGAAGGACCGCCGATGGTGCGCCTGTTGACCGAGGCCGACCGGCATGGGATCACGCCGACTTACACGCGTCGCCTGCTGGGCGCCTTCGACCGCGGCATAGCCCACACGCCACCGTCCGCAGCGCAGGGGCTGATCGAGCCGCTCAGCGACCGCGAGATGGAAGTGCTGGAGCTCGTCGCCGCCGGCCTCTCCAACGCCGAGATCGCCGAACGGCTGTTTCTGGCGCTCGACACCGTCAAGGGGCACAACCGCCGTATCTTCGGCAAGCTGGGTGTGCAGCGCCGTACCGAGGCCATAGCCCGCGCCCGCGAACTCGGCTTAATCTAGTTCCGTCATCTGCGGAGGCTTCGCCTCCACGCCTGTCTGGCCCAAACGGCTTGCGCCCTCTGGACTCCCGTTTCTGCGGTTCGATGCCGTTCCCAGCATCGAACCGTGGGTAACGAGGTGCAGGAGTGCAAACTCCTGCCGGGGTTTGGGGCCGCGCCACAACAACACTTCAAACGACACTTCGGTGTCTATTCGACAACACCTCAGCGCCGGTACGCTGTAGGTATAGCAAGGAGATGGCATCGAGGGTTCGACCCGCCGACACGGACACGAGGACATGGTACCCACGCACACCCCGCAGTACGACACCGACCGCGACACGGTCTATCAGATCCGGCTTGACGGCCATCTGACCGACAACTGGAGCGACTGGTTCGAGGGGCTGAGCATCACGCTGGAGGAAGGCGGCGAAACGCTGCTGACCGGGCGTGTGGCCGATCAAGCGACACTGTTCGGCCTGCTGCGCAAGGTGCGCGACTCCGGCCTGAAACTCCTGTCTGTGACCCGCGTAGAGTCGAAAACGAACGATGCCGAATAGCCCGAAGAGAGGGAACCCCATGAAAGCTGTTGTGTACACCGAGTTCGGATCGCCGGACGTGCTGCATGTGAGTGGTGTCGAGAAGCCGACGCCGAAGGATAACGAAGTGCTGGTGCGCGTTCACGCCACCACGGTCAATTTTGGCGACCTGATCGCGCGTAATATGTCGGCGTGGTCGCCGGCACGGTTCACGATGCCGTTCCTCTTCTACGTTCCGACGCGCTTCGCGTTCGGTCTGCGCCGGCCGACGAAGTCGATCCTCGGCAGCGAATATGCCGGTGTGATCGAGGGCGTCGGCAAGGACGTGACACGCTTCAAGGCGGGCGATAAGGTGTTCGGCTACCGCGGGCAGACGATGGGCACCTACGCCGAATACATCACCGCGCCAGAGGACAGCCCGATCGCGCCGATGCCGTCCAATATGACGTTCGAGGAAGCGGCGAGCATCCCGTACGGCGCGATCACGGCGCTGAACCTGCTCAAGAAGGCCAACATTCAGCCCGGGCAAAAGGTGCTGATCAACGGCGCATCCGGTAGCATTGGTTCGGCAGCGATGCAGCTCGCCAAGCACTACGGCGCAGAGGTCACGGGTGTGGCCGGTAGCAAGCGCATCCCGATGCTGGAAGCGTTGGGCGCGGACAAGACGATCGACTACACTCGTGAGGACTTCACGGCCCGCGGCGAGCAGTACGACTTGATCCTCGACGTGATCCGCAAAAGCTCGTTTGAGAAGGCCAAGCGTGCGCTGACACCGAACGGGATCTACATGCTGGCGAGCTTCAAGATGAAGCAGGTGTTTCAGATGCTGCGCACCCGCTTCACCGGCGGCAAGCAGGTGATTTGCGCGCTGGCGTTCGACAAGCCGGGGGATTTGGACGTCATCAAGGAGCTGATCGAAGCCGGCGCGCTCAAGTCGGCCGTTGATCGCAGCTTCCCGCTCGAGCAGGCTGCCGCCGCGCACCGCTACGTCGAGTCCGGTGATCGCACGGGCAGCGTCGTCCTCGCCGTGGCCTAGCCGCCACGCACACCCGCACCGCCACGCGTCGTACTGGGGAGGAAGCCTCATGAAAGCCATCGTTTGGACGCAATACGGATCGCCGGACGGCCTGCGCCTCACGGACATCGCGAAGCCACAGCCTAAAGACAACGAGATTCTGGTGCGCGTCCACGCCGCGACGGTGACCGCCGGAGACAGCGAAATCCGGCAGGCGAAGATCTCGCCGTGGCTGGTGCTGCCGATGCGCCTGTACATGGGGCTGCTGCGGCCGCGGAACATCGTCCTCGGTCAGGAACTGGCCGGCGTGGTCGAGGAAGTCGGGA
This window harbors:
- a CDS encoding AAA family ATPase, producing MSTPLLAAKLYIPPPRPTAVDRARLIVQLNAGLHRKMTLISAPAGFGKTTLVSAWAAGCGRPAAWVSLDEGDADPARFLAYIVAALQTVHAGLGADVLEALQSPQPPPIESLLTLLLNAIAALPAPCVLVLDDYHSVDSQPVDEALAFLVDHLPPKLHLVIATREDPQLPLARLRARGQLTELRVADLRFTADEAAGFLTNVMGLSLSPEDIRALESRTEGWVAGLQLAALALQGAVTERGQDAARFIRSFSGSHHFVLDYLVEEVLNRQSAQDQTFLLRTSILDRLCGPLCDAVVGDLPGDGQARLERLERANLFLIPLDGERRWYRYHHLFAELLRVRSTKAQAAELPALHARASVWYEQQGEDADAIRHALASGDMDRSADLIERVWPQMDEMYQSNTWIRWVRALPDEVIQARPVLSLGYGWALLNMGDVDAAEAHLIDAEKWLDGRDPDELPADVVVVDEKLFRGLPGAIAGARAYRALTMGDTAAALIHAKRARELSARVDDPSYRQAVALTGVAYWANGDLEMADRALEEFRTTMLDAGVIHDAVGIAFILYDIRIALGRLTEALKSFDEALAIARQLGDPPPLSTQDIYRGLAALHIERGELDEAVTNLHTAETLVTVNTLNDWPYRLAVTQARMCEVTGDLDGALEHLEDAEHEYKPSPLPNVRPVAALKARVWTRQGKLTEAADWARTYGIAADMDITYLREFEALTLARLLIAQHRVDPRNGTLDTALELLDRVLCAAEDGARAGTAAECLMLRALATADHDGAAAALKPFRQALELAERAGFVQMFVDEGPPMVRLLTEADRHGITPTYTRRLLGAFDRGIAHTPPSAAQGLIEPLSDREMEVLELVAAGLSNAEIAERLFLALDTVKGHNRRIFGKLGVQRRTEAIARARELGLI
- a CDS encoding NAD(P)-dependent alcohol dehydrogenase; its protein translation is MKAVVYTEFGSPDVLHVSGVEKPTPKDNEVLVRVHATTVNFGDLIARNMSAWSPARFTMPFLFYVPTRFAFGLRRPTKSILGSEYAGVIEGVGKDVTRFKAGDKVFGYRGQTMGTYAEYITAPEDSPIAPMPSNMTFEEAASIPYGAITALNLLKKANIQPGQKVLINGASGSIGSAAMQLAKHYGAEVTGVAGSKRIPMLEALGADKTIDYTREDFTARGEQYDLILDVIRKSSFEKAKRALTPNGIYMLASFKMKQVFQMLRTRFTGGKQVICALAFDKPGDLDVIKELIEAGALKSAVDRSFPLEQAAAAHRYVESGDRTGSVVLAVA